The genomic region GCAGAAGATCCTCGACAGCGGCGGCCGTGTGGCGCGCTTCGAGAAGCGCTACGGCAAGCGCGCCGGGGCGAGCGAGAAGGCCGCGTCCGACAACTAGCTGCATTTCCGGCGCCCGATCTGTCGCATTCGCGTCAGCCCGGGCGCCGGTTTGCGTTTCGGGGAAGGAGGCCATCGTGAGGGACCAAGTGAGCGACCACGCACCAAGGGTCGAGGCACTGCTGGCTGAACACGGCGACCTCGAGCGTCAGCTGTCTGATCCCGGACTGCACGCCGACGCGGCAGCAGCCAAGCGGGTCGGCCGCCGGTTCGCCCAGATATCGCCGATCGTCTCGACGTACCGCAAGCTCGAGTCGGCCAAGGGCGACCTCGAGGCTGCCCGCGAGTTGGCCGCCGACGACGACTCCTTCGCCGCGGAGATCCCCGATCTCGAGGCCAGTGTCGACGCGCTCGGCACCCAGCTCGCGGACCTGTTGGCGCCGCGCGATCCGCACGACGCCGACGACGTCGTCCTCGAACTGAAGTCGGGCGAGGGCGGCGAGGAGTCCGCATTGTTCGCCGCCGACCTCGCACGCATGTACATCAGATACGCCGAGCGGCACGGCTGGACCGTGACGGTGCTCGACGAGAACACCTCCGACCTCGGCGGTTACAAGGACGCGACCCTGACCATCGCCAGCAAGGGCGACTCGGCAGACGGCGTGTGGGCGCGCCTGAAGTTCGAGGGCGGCGTGCATCGCGTCCAGCGAGTCCCCGTCACCGAGTCGCAGGGGCGCGTGCACACGTCGGCCGCCGGAGTCCTCGTCTACCCGGAACCGGAGGACGTGGCCGAGGTTCAGATCGACGAGTCCGATCTCCGCATCGACGTCTACCGGTCCTCGGGCAAGGGCGGCCAGGGCGTCAACACCACCGACTCCGCGGTGCGCATCACCCACCTACCCACCGGCATCGTCGTGACCTGCCAGAACGAGCGCTCGCAGCTGCAGAACAAGGCGCGCGCCATGGTCGTGCTGGCCGCCCGGCTGCAGGCCCTCGCCGAGGAGCAGGCCCAGGCCGACGCCTCGGCCGACCGGGCCAGCCAGATTCGCACGGTCGACCGCAGCGAGCGGATCCGGACCTACAACTACCCGGAGAACCGGATCGCCGACCACCGGATCAACTTCAAGGCGCACAACCTTGACCAGGTCCTCGACGGCGACCTCGACCCGTTGTTCGACGCGCTCGCCGCCGCCGACAAGCAGGCCAGGCTGCAGCAGGCATGATCTGCCGCAGGTCAGCGTGACGGTGGCCCCGCGGCTACGCCAGATCATCGACGAGGCCACCGCGACGCTCGCCGCCGCGGGTGTCGACAGTGCGGCGGCCGACGCCGAGCACCTCGCCGCGCATGTGGCCGGTGTCGATCGCGGACGGCTGTTCATGCTCGCCCCCGACGAGGAATTCCTTGCCCGCTATCGCGACCTCATCGAGGCGAGGGCACGGCGGATACCACTGCAACACCTCACTGGGACCGCCGCCTTCGGTCCGGTCAATCTGAGTGTGGGCCCTGGCGTCTTCATTCCCCGGCCCGAGACCGAGTCGCTGCTCGAATGGGCTCTGGCACAGCCACTTCCGGACCAGCCGGTGATCGTCGATCTCTGCACGGGTTCCGCCGCGCTGGCCGTCGCGCTGGCACAGGCTCGGCCGCAGGCGACCGTCATCGCGGTGGACGACTCCGCCGCGGCCCTGGCCTTCGCGCGCCGAAATGTGGCGGGCACGCAGGTCGAGCTCGTCGAGGCCGACGTCACCGCTGACGGGCTGCTGGCTGACCTCGATGGGCGCGTCGATCTGATCGTCGCCAACCCGCCCTACATCCCGCTGGGTGCAGAACTGGAACCTGAAGTCGCTCATCACGATCCCGAGCACGCGCTGTTCGGCGGGCTCGACGGCATGGTCGTCATAGAGCCCCTCGTGGCGCACGCGGTGCGGCTGCTGCGGCGGGGGAGTGGGCGCATCGGGGTCGAGCACGACGACACCACCGCGCCCGCGACCGTCGCCGTCTTCGACCAGACCGCGGCCTTCGTCGACATCACCGCGCGCCGCGACCTGGCGGGCCGACCCCGGTTCGTCACGGCGACCCGCAGAGGGTGAGAAGCTAGATCTCATGGCTCAAACGTTCGACTGCTCCGATCCCGACCAGCGGGCGCTCGGAATCTCGTCGGCGGTCAGCGCGCTCAAGGACGGTCGGCTGGTCGTGATGCCGACCGACACCGTCTACGGCATCGGCGCCGACGCATTCAACGGCACCGCGGTGGCGTCGCTGCTCGCGGCGAAGGGGAGGGGCCGGGACATGCCGGTCCCCGTGCTCGTCGGCTCCTGGCACACCATCGAAGGACTGGTGTACTCGGTGCCCACCGCGGCCCGTGAACTCATCCGGGCGTTCTGGCCGGGCGCCCTGAGCCTGGTGGTTCGGCAGGCGCCGTCGCTGCAATGGGATCTCGGGGACTCTCACGGCACCGTGATGTTGCGGATGCCGCTGCACCCCGTGGCGATCGAACTGCTGCGCGAGGTGGGCCCGATGGCGGTGTCGAGCGCCAACAAGTCCGGCAGCCCCGCCGCGGTCACCGCCGCCGACGCGCGCGAACAGCTCGACGACCTGGTCGGGGTGTACCTCGAGGCCGGGCCGTCTGCGCAGGGCGCGGCCTCCACCATTGTCGACCTCACCGGTGCCACGCCCCGCGTGCTGCGCGAGGGTCCCGTCACCGCGGCCGCCATCGCCGAGGTGCTCGGTGTCGAGGCCGAGACGCTCGCGGTCTGACCGACTCAGTGGTTTCCAGTACGGTTCAGCAGGTGGTGCGCGACCCGGTCCAATTGGCTGACGGACTGCTCGCCCTGTCCGATCGCGGGGCGGGTGTTCCGCTCCGCGAGCTCGCACTCGTCGGGCTGACCGCCGCCATCATCACCTACTTCGCGACGGGGTGGGTCCGTGCGCTCGCCACCCGCTGGGGTGCCGTCGCCTACCCGCGTGAGCGTGACGTTCACGTGGCGCCCACCCCGCGCATGGGTGGGTTGGCGATGTACATCGGCGTGGTGGCCGCGGTCCTGCTGGCATCGCAACTGCCCGCGTTGACACGGGGATTCGTGTACTCGTCGGGGATGCCCGCCGTCGTGGTGGCGGGCGGCCTGATCATGGCGATCGGTCTGATCGACGATCGGTGGGGTCTGGATGCGCTGACCAAGTTCGCCGGCCAGATCACCGCGGCCAGCGTGCTGGTCACCATGGGAGTGGCATGGAGCGTGCTGTACATCCCGTTCGGCGGCGTCGGCACCATCGTGCTCGACCAGGTGACCTCGATCCTGCTGACGCTGGCGCTGACGGTGTCGATCGTCAACGCGATGAACTTCGTCGACGGTCTGGACGGTCTGGCGGCCGGACTTGGCCTCATCACCGCCGCCGCGATCTGCATCTTCTCGGTCGGCCTTCTCCGCGACCACGGCGGCGACGTGCTCTTCTACCCGCCTGCCGTCATCTCGGTGGTGCTCGCGGGCGCGTGCCTCGGCTTCCTGCCGCACAACTTCCACCGCGCCCGGATCTTCATGGGCGACTCCGGGTCGATGCTCATCGGTCTGATGCTCGCGGCGGCGTCGACGACGGCAGCAGGTCCGATATCGCAGAACGCCTACGGCGCACGTGACGTCTTCGCACTGATGTCGCCGTTCCTTCTGGTCATCGCGGTGATGTTCGTGCCCGCCCTCGACATGTTGCTGGCGATCGTGCGCCGGACCAGGGCGGGGCGCAGCCCGTTCAGTCCCGACAAGATGCACCTGCATCACCGGCTGCTGCAGATCGGGCACTCGCACCGGCGGGTGGTCCTGCTGATCTACATGTGGGTGGGCATCGTGGCCCTGGGGGCGGCGAGCACGATCTTCTTCGACCCGCGCTACACCGGCGCCGTCATGCTGGCTGCGATTCTGGTCGCGGTCATCATCACTTTGATACCGCTCCTGAGGGGCCGCGAGGACGACTCAGAAGCCGTGTACGACGAAAAGTAGTAGGCCCCGTTTAGGGCCGCCTACCATGTGTTACCCTTTCGGCAGAACCCGAAAAACCTCGCGGGTTGCCGGCCCGGCCCATCGGTTCGCAAGACCGATCGGCGCCGAAACACGACCGACAAAGGGAGCTGCCCCGTGGGTGATTCCACTGCGCATACCGCCCTTCGATACAGTCGTCGGGCACGCACCGGAACAACGTTGTTCAACGCGGACCCCACATGGTTCCGCAGGAGTGAGGTGAAGCAGTGACGACGCCAGCGCACGACGCGCCGTTGGTGTTCCCGTCGGTGGCCTTCAGGCCGGTCCGACTCCTCATCGTCTGCGTTGCACTCACCGGCCTGGCCGTTCTGGCCGCCGGCTTCATCGGGAACGTCTTCTTCGGTGTTTTCTTCGGCGCGGGGCTAGGCCTCGGTTTGCTCAATGCTCTGATGGTGCGTCGCGCGGTGGAGTCGATCACCGCCGAGGACCATCCACTCAAGAAGAAGATGGCGCTGAACTCGGCGACCCGTCTGCTTGTCATCACGGCGGTCGCAATGACCGCCGCTTTCGTCTTCAGGGCACACGGCGGTATCGCAGTGCTCTTCGGGCTGGCGATCTTCCAGGCACTGCTGGTGATGAGCACCAGCATCCCGGTGCTCAAGAAGATCCGCAGCGAGGGACTGAACGTGGTCGACACGGAATCGAAGGATTGAGCTGACCTCTATGACTGGGACCATGACGCAGACCGTGCTCGCCGCGGAAGAGGGTGGCGCTGCCATCCACGTCGGGCACCACACGATGGTGTTCCAACTGTTCGGCATGACGTTCAACGGTGACACCATCATGGCCACCGCGATCACCGCGCTGGTCGTCATCGGCCTGGCCTTCTTCCTGAAGTCCAAGGTCACCTCGACCGGCGTGCCCAGCGGTGTCCAGCTGTTCTGGGAGACGCTCACCATCCAGATGCGTCAGCAGATCGAGGGCTCGATCGGCATGAAGGTGGCGCCGTTCGTGCTGCCGCTGGCCGTCACGATCTTCGTCTTCATCCTGGTCTCGAACTGGCTGTCGGTCCTGCCGCTCCAGTACGGCGGCGCCGACGGTGCCGCTGGCGAGCTCTACAAGCCGCCGGCCTCCGATATCAACTTCGTGCTGGCGCTCGCACTCTTCGTGTTCGTCGCCTACCACGCCGCGGGGATCTGGCGGCGCGGCATCATCGGGCACCCGATCAAGGTCATCAAGGGACACGTCCCCTTCCTCGCGCCGATCAACATCGTCGAGGAGATCGCGAAGCCCATCTCGCTCGCACTGCGACTCTTCGGCAACATCTTCGCCGGCGGCATCCTGGTGGCTCTCATCGCGATGTTCCCCTGGTACGTCCAGTGGGCGCCCAACGCCATCTGGAAGACGTTCGACCTCTTCGTCGGCTTGATCCAGGCATTCATCTTCTCGCTGCTGACGATTCTCTACTTCAGCCAGTCCATGGAACTGGATGAGGAGCACCACTAGAAGCTTGCACCACAGAAGGACAACGAACTCTGGCGGCACGGCCACCAGTTACCAAGGAGGATAAAGGAATGGAAATCGATCCAAACGCCATCATCACGGCCGGCGCTCTGATCGGCGGTGGATTGATCATGGGTGGCGGCGCTATCGGCGCTGGCATCGGTGACGGCATCGCGGGTAACGCGCTGATCTCCGGTATCGCCCGGCAGCCCGAGGCACAGGGCCGGCTGTTCACGCCGTTCTTCATCACCGTCGGTCTGGTCGAGGCCGCGTACTTCATCAACCTGGCCTTCATGGCGCTGTTCGTCTTCGCCACGCCGGGCCTGCAGTAGTCCGTCGGCATGGGTGAACTGACCGTAGCCATCCTCGCGGCCGAAGGCGGTGGGGGACAGAGCAACTTCCTGATCCCCAACGGCACCTTCTTCGCCGTGCTGCTCATCTTCCTCATCACGCTCGGCGTGATTGCGAAATGGGTTGTGCCACCGGTCAGCAAGGTCCTCGCAGAACGCGAGGCAATGCTGGCCAAGACCGCCGCGGACAACCGCAAGTCGGCTGAACAGGTCGCAGCGGCGCAAGCCGACTTCGACGAGGCGATGTCCGGTGCGCGCACCGAGGCGTCGAGCATCCGCGACGAGGCACGCGCTGCGGGCAGGCAAGTCATCGACCAGAAGCGGGCTGCGGCCAGCGGCGAGGTCGCGGACACCGTGCAGCAGGCGGACCAGAAGTTGTCCGAGCAGCGCTCGACGACCGAGTCCGAACTGCAGTCGTCGGTGGATGGGTTGGCGGCCACGTTGGCCAGCCGCATCCTCGGCGTTGACGTGAAATCAGGCGGGAGCCAGTAGATGTCGACATTCATCGGCCAGCTGATCGGGTTCGCGGTCATCGCCTTCATCTTGATGAAGTGGGTCGTACCGCCTGTGCGGGCCCTGATGCAGAAGCAGCAGGAGGCTGTGCGCGTCGCACTGGCCGAGAGCGCTGAGGCGGAGCGCAAGCTCGCTGACGCGGATGCCATGCACGCCAAGGCTCTTGAGGATGCCAAGGCCCAGTCGGGGAAGGTCACCGACGAGGCGAAGCAGGACTCGGAGCGCATCGCGGCCCAACTGCAGGAGCAGGCGGGCGCGGACGCCGAGCGCATCAAGGCTCAGGGTGTGCAGCAGGTGCAGTTGATGCGCCAGCAGCTCATCCGGCAGTTGCGGACGGGCCTGGGTGTGGAGTCCGTACAGAAGGCCGACGAACTGGTCCGCGCGCACGTGGCGGACCCGGTCGCTCAGGCGGCCACTGTCGACCGGTTCCTCGATGAGATCGACCAGATGGCGCCCTCGGCGGTGTCCATCGAGACGGGGGCCTCAGCTCGGCTGCGCGCCGCCAGCCGCGATGCGATGGTCGCTCTCACAGAGGACTTCGACCGTGTCGCAGGTGGTCTCGACACTGACGGACTCACCAAGCTGGCCGACGAACTCGCGTCCGTCGCCAAGCTGCTCGTCAGCGAGCCCGTACTCACCAAGCACCTCGCAGAGCCAACCGAAGATGCCGCTCCCAAGGCGCGCCTCGTTGACTCCCTGCTCTCCGGCAAGGTCGGCGACCAGGCACTGAGCGTTGTGCGCACTGCTGCAACGCAGCGGTGGTCGGCTGAGTCGGATCTGGTCGACGGTGTCGAGCACACGGCGCGGCTGGCACTGCTGAAGCGTGCGGAGGTCGCAGGCGAGGTGGACGAGGTGGAGGACCAGCTCTTCCGTTTCGGACGCGTCCTCGACACTGAGCCTCGTCTGGTCGGACTGCTGAGCGACTACTCCGCACCGGCAGAACGTCGGATCGCCCTGCTCGACAAGGTCGTCGGCGGTGAGGGTGCGAACAGCACGGCGGTCGCACTGTTGGAGCAGACGGTCGCACTGCTGCGCGGCGAGCGCGCCGACGAGGCAGTCATCGATCTCGCCGAACTCGCGGTCGCGCGTCGTGGCGAGGTGGTCGCGCAGGTCAACGCCGCGGCGGAACTGACCGACGCGCAGCGGACGCGTTTGACCGAGGTGCTCTCGCGCATCTACGGGCACCCGGTGTCCATCCAGCTCAACGTCGATCCCGAACTGCTCGGTGGACTCTCGATCGCCGTCGGCGACGAGGTCATCGACGGATCCATCGCCTCGCGACTGGCGGCTGCACAGACCAGCCTGCCGGACTGACCCACAAGACTTATCACCCAGCGACAAAAGGTAGGAAGACGAAGAACATGGCAGAGTTGACAATCTCCGCTGCTGACATCGAAGGCGCTGTCGAGGAGTACGTATCCTCGTTTTCCGCCGACACCGAGCGCGAAGAGATCGGCACAGTCATCGACGCCGGTGACGGCATCGCTCACGTCGAGGGCCTGCCCTCGGTCATGACCAACGAACTCCTCGAGTTCCCCGGTGGTGTGCTCGGTGTCGCACTGAACCTCGACGAGCACAGCGTCGGTGTCGTGATCCTGGGTGAGTTCGAGAAGATCGCCGAGGGCCAGCAGGTCAAGCGCACCGGCGAGGTGCTCTCGGTGCCGGTCGGTGACGCGTTCCTCGGACGCGTCATCAACCCGCTCGGTGAACCGATCGACGGCCAGGGCGACATCGCCTCGGACGCTCGTCGCGTGCTGGAGCTGCAGGCACCGTCCGTGGTTCAGCGCCAGGGAGTGTCCGAGCCGCTGCAGACCGGAATCAAGGCCATCGACAGCCAGACCCCGATCGGTCGCGGTCAGCGTCAGCTGATCATCGGTGACCGCAAGACCGGCAAGACCGCGGTTTGCGTCGACACCATCCTCAACCAGCGTGAGGCGTGGGCGACCGGCGATCCCAAGCAGCAGGTGCGCTGCGTGTACGTCGCGATCGGCCAGAAGGGCACCACGATCGCCAGCGTCAAGCGCGCCCTCGAAGACGGTGGCGCGATGGAGTACACCACCATCGTCGCGGCGCCGGCCTCCGACGCGGCGGGCTTCAAGTGGCTCGCGCCCTACACCGGTTCGGCCATCGGCCAGCAGTGGATGTACGACGGCAAGCACGTCCTGATCGTGTTCGACGATCTGTCCAAGCAGGCCGACGCCTACCGCGCGATCTCGCTGCTGCTGCGCCGCCCGCCGGGCCGCGAGGCCTTCCCCGGTGACGTCTTCTACCTGCACTCGCGGCTCCTGGAGCGTTGCGCGAAGCTGTCCGACGAGCTGGGTGGTGGATCGATGACCGGACTGCCGGTGATCGAGACCAAGGCCAATGACATCTCGGCGTTCATCCCCACCAACGTCATCTCGATCACCGACGGCCAGTGCTTCCTGGAGTCCGACCTGTTCAACCAGGGCGTGCGTCCGGCCATCAACGTCGGTGTGTCGGTGTCCCGCGTCGGTGGCGCCGCACAGATCAAGGCCATGAAGGAGGTCGCGGGCTCGCTGCGTCTGGAGTTGTCGCAGTACCGCGAGCTCGAGGCATTCGCCGCGTTCGCCTCGGACCTGGACGCTGCCTCCAAGGCTCAGCTGGAACGTGGCGCTCGCCTGGTGGAGCTGCTCAAGCAGCCGCAGTACTCGCCGTACTCGGTTGAGGATCAGGTCGTCGCGATCTTCCTCGGCACCAAGGGTCACCTCGATTCGGTTCCCGTGGAAGACGTCTCGCGATTCGAGACCGAGTTGCTGGAGCACGTCAAGGCCTCGCATTCGGAGATTCTCAAGGAGATCCGGGAGACCAAGAAGCTCTCCGAGGAGACCGACCAGAAGCTGGCCGACGTCATCAACGAGTTCAAGAAGGGCTTCGCTGCCACTGACGGCAGCTCGGTCGTCGTGAACGAGGCGGGCGCCGAGGCCATGGACGAGGAAGACGTCGAGAAGGAATCCGTCAAGGTCCGCAAGCCGGCCCCCAAGAAGTAGGACCGGAGAGGTCTGGAGAGCTAGATGGCAGCAACACTGCGCGAGCTTCGCGGGCGTATCCGTTCCGCTGGGTCGATCAAGAAGATCACGAAGGCCCAGGAACTGATCGCCACGTCGCGGATCGCCAAGGCGCAGGCCCGAGTTCAGGCGGCTCGGCCCTATTCCACCGAAATCACGAGCATGCTCACCGAGCTCGCGAGTGCCAGCGCGCTGGATCACCCGCTGCTCGTGCAGCGGGAGAACCCGCGCCGGGCCGGCGTGCTGGTGGTGTCTTCCGACCGCGGCTTGTGCGGCGCGTACAACGCCAACGTGCTTCGGCAGTCCGAAGAACTGTTCGCGTTGCTGCGCGAGGAGGGCAAGGAGCCCGTGGTCTACACGGTGGGCCGGAAGGCGTTGGGTTACTACAACTTCCGTCAGCGCGATGTGGTCGAGTCGTGGACCGGCTTCTCGGAGCGGCCCACCTACGACCACGCCCGCGAGATCGCCGACACCCTGGTGAACGCGTTCATGTCCGGAGCCGATGACGAGGGCGACAACGCGGGCGCAGACGGCATCCTTGGCGTCGACGAACTGCACATCGTCTTCACCGAGTTCAAGTCGATGCTGTCGCAGACCTCGGTGGCACGTCGGATCGCACCCATGGTCGTCGAGTATGTCGGGGACGAGCAGCCGGAGGAGGGGCCGCAGACGCTCTTCTCCTTCGAGCCGGATCCGGAATCGCTGTTCGACGCACTGCTGCCGCGTTACGTGGCCACCCGCGTGTACGCGGCGCTGCTGGAGGCCGCGGCTTCTGAGTCGGCTTCGCGACGACGCGCCATGAAGTCGGCGTCCGACAACGCCGACGATCTGATCAAGGCGCTGACCCTTGCGGCCAACCGCGAGCGTCAGGCGCAGATCACCCAGGAAATCAGCGAGATCGTCGGCGGCGCCAACGCGCTGGCCGACGCCAAGTAAGCCACGTAGGAAGCGAAGAGGATATGACTGCTACCGCAGAAGACACCAAGAATCGCGTCGCTGGCCGCGTCGTGCGCATCACCGGACCGGTCGTCGACGTCGAGTTCCCGCGGGGCTCCGTACCGGAGCTGTTCAACGCGCTCCACGCGGACATCGCTTACGCGGACCTCGCCAAGACCCTGACGCTCGAGGTTGCGCAGCACCTCGGGGACAGCCTGGTCCGCTGTGTCTCGATGCAGCCCACCGACGGCCTGGTGCGTGGCACCGAGGTCTCCGACACGGGCGTCTCCATCTCGGTGCCCGTCGGCGACGGCGTCAAGGGCCACGTGTTCAACGCACTGGGCGCCTGCCTGGACGAGCCCGGCTACGGCGAGGACTTCGACCACTGGTCGATCCACCGCAAGCCGCCGCCATTCGCCGAGCTCGAGCCCCGCACCGAGATGCTGGAGACGGGCCTCAAGGTCGTCGATCTGCTGACCCCATACGTGCGCGGCGGCAAGATCGCCCTGTTCGGCGGCGCCGGCGTGGGTAAGACGGTGCTCATCCAGGAGATGATCAACCGCATCGCCCGCAACTTCGGCGGCACCTCGGTGTTCGCTGGCGTTGGCGAGCGCACCCGTGAGGGCAACGACCTCTGGGTCGAACTCGCGGACGCCGACGTGCTTAAGGACACCGCGTTGGTGTTCGGCCAGATGGACGAGCCGCCGGGCACGCGTATGCGCGTCGCCTTGTCGGCGCTCACGATGGCGGAGTACTTCCGCGATGAGCAGCAGCAGGACGTGCTCCTGTTCATCGACAACATCTTCCGGTTCACACAGGCCGGCTCCGAGGTCTCCACGCTGCTCGGCCGTATGCCGTCCGCGGTGGGCTACCAGCCGACCCTGGCCGACGAGATGGGCGAGCTGCAGGAGCGCATCACCTCGACGCGTGGCCGCTCGATCACGTCGATGCAGGCCGTGTACGTGCCCGCCGACGACTACACCGACCCGGCCCCCGCGACGACGTTCGCGCACCTGGATGCGACCACCGAGCTCTCCCGCGCGGTGTTCTCGAAGGGCATCTTCCCGGCGGTGGATCCGCTGGCGTCGAGCTCGACGATCCTGCACCCCAGCGTCGTCGGCGACGAGCACTACCGCGTCGCGCAGGAAGTCATCCGAATCCTGCAGCGCTACAAGGATCTGCAGGACATCATCGCGATCCTCGGTATCGACGAGCTGTCCGAAGAGGACAAGCAGCTCGTCTACCGGGCGCGCCGTATCGAGCGCTTCCTGAGCCAGAACATGATGGCGGCCGAGCAGTTCACCGGTCAGCCGGGTTCGACTGTGCCGCTCAAGGAGACCGTCGAGGCCTTCGACAAGCTCACCAAGGGCGATTTCGACCACGTGCCCGAGCAGGCGTTCTTCCTTATCGGCGGACTCGACGACCTCGCCAAGAAGGCCGAGAGCCTCGGCGCCAAGCTGTGACGGTTGTCGTAACGCGAAAGGTGGTGTGACATGGCTGAACTGCACGTCGAGATCGTCGCCGTGGAGCGTGAGCTGTGGTCAGGTGATGCCACGTTTGTTTTCACCCGCACCACTGCCGGTGAGATCGGCATCCTGCCCCACCACATCCCGCTGGTAGCACAGCTCGTCGAGGACGCGATGGTCCGCGTCGAGCGTGAGGGTGAGGATGATCTTCGGATCGCCGTCGACGGCGGATTTCTCTCCGTCACAGAAGAGGCCGTCCGAATCCTGGTCGAGAACGCTGCGTTCGAGTCGGAGATCAACGCCGACGAGGCGAAGCAGGACTCCGAGTCCGACGACGAGCGCACTGCAGCATGGGGCCGGGCGCGTCTACGCGCCGTAGGCCAACTGGACTGATCACCGATGAGCGCGTCCATGATGTTCATGGTCGCGCTCGTCGGCGTGCTCCTACTGGCGGTCGCCGCATTGTGTTACCGGCTGTGGAAGCTGCGGCAGGTGGGTGGCACCGCCGCCATCCTGCGTGATGTGCCCGCCGTCGGCGGCCACGGCTGGCGTCATGGCGTGATGCGATACCGGGGTGGCGAAGCCGGTTTCTACCGTCTGTCGAGCCTGCGATGGTGGCCGGATCGCCGGCTGTCCCGTCGTGGCCTGGAGATCGTTGGGCGTCGGACGCCGCGTGGCGACGAGTTCGACATCATGACCCACGAGATCGTCGTCCTCGAACTTCGCGACACCCACCCCGAACGCCGGCGCGGCTATGAGATCGCGCTGGACCGGGGGGCGTTGACGGCGTTCACGTCCTGGTTGGAGTCGCGTCCTTCGCCTCGGGCGCGCAGACGGACGACCTAGCCCGTCTGGTCGTCGCGCCCGCCACCGGGCTTCCAGAGCACGTCGCCGTCCGGATTCGCGACGCGCGACAGGATGAACAGCAGGTCAGACAGCCGGTTGAGGTACTTCGCCGGCAGGACACTGACCGAGTCGCCGTGCTCCTCGATCGCACGCCAAGCCGAGCGCTCGGCACGCCTCGCGACGGTGCGGGCGACATGGAGCAGGGCTGAGAGTGCCGTTCCGCCGGGCAGGATGAATGAGTTCAACGCGGGTAGCGGTTCGTTGAACTCGTCGCACCAGGCCTCGAGGCGGTCGATGTAGTCCTGGCGAATGCGCAGCGGGGGATACTCGGGATTCTCGACGACCGGGGTGGACAGGTCCGCACCCGCATCGAAGAGGTCGTTCTGTATCTGTCGCAACACATTGAGGATCTTGTCCTCGGGGCTTCCGAGGGCCACCGCGACTCCGATGGCGGCGTTGGCCTCGTCACAGTCCGCGTACGCCTCGAGCCGGGCGTCGTTCTTCGAGACCCTGCTGAAATCGCTCAGCCCGGTCGATCCGTCATCGCCGGTACGGGTGTAAATGCGGGTCAGATGTACTGCCATGGTGAAACCGTACCGTCGGCCCCCGGTGGCACGGGCCGACGACGGCTCTCGGAGCCGTCGCACTGCCTTAAACTGAGCCGCGTGAGCGAGCGATTCGTGGTGACCGGTGGGACCCGGTTGTCGGGTGAAGTCGCCGTCGGGGGCGCCAAGAACAGTGTGTTGAAACTGATGGCCGCGGCATTGCTTGCCGAGGGCGTCAGCACCATCACCAACTGCCCGGACATTCTGGATGTGCCGCTGATGGCGGAGGTTCTGCGCGGCCTTGGCGCCACGGTGGAGCTGGACGGTTCGACCGTCAGGATCACCTCCCCGGATGAGCTGAAGTACGACGCCGACTTCGCAGCGGTGCGTCAGTTCCGCGCGTCGGTGTGCGTGTTGGGACCTCTGGTCGGTCGGTGCAAGAAGGCCAAGGTCGCCCTGCCCGGTGGTGATGCCATCGGTTCGCGGCCCCTGGACATGCATCAGAACGGCCTGCGTCAACTCGGCGCCACGTGCAACATCGAGCATGGTTGTGTCGTCGCCGAGGCCGATCACCTCCGGGGTGCCGAGATCCAACTCGAGTTCCCTTCCGTAGGTGCGACGGAGAACATCCTCATGGCCGCGGTGCTGGCGGAGGGCGAGACCAAGATCTACAACGCGGCGCGCGAGCCCGATGTGGTCGATCTC from Mycolicibacterium sp. YH-1 harbors:
- a CDS encoding ATP synthase subunit I; translated protein: MTTPAHDAPLVFPSVAFRPVRLLIVCVALTGLAVLAAGFIGNVFFGVFFGAGLGLGLLNALMVRRAVESITAEDHPLKKKMALNSATRLLVITAVAMTAAFVFRAHGGIAVLFGLAIFQALLVMSTSIPVLKKIRSEGLNVVDTESKD
- the prmC gene encoding peptide chain release factor N(5)-glutamine methyltransferase; this encodes MTVAPRLRQIIDEATATLAAAGVDSAAADAEHLAAHVAGVDRGRLFMLAPDEEFLARYRDLIEARARRIPLQHLTGTAAFGPVNLSVGPGVFIPRPETESLLEWALAQPLPDQPVIVDLCTGSAALAVALAQARPQATVIAVDDSAAALAFARRNVAGTQVELVEADVTADGLLADLDGRVDLIVANPPYIPLGAELEPEVAHHDPEHALFGGLDGMVVIEPLVAHAVRLLRRGSGRIGVEHDDTTAPATVAVFDQTAAFVDITARRDLAGRPRFVTATRRG
- a CDS encoding L-threonylcarbamoyladenylate synthase, encoding MAQTFDCSDPDQRALGISSAVSALKDGRLVVMPTDTVYGIGADAFNGTAVASLLAAKGRGRDMPVPVLVGSWHTIEGLVYSVPTAARELIRAFWPGALSLVVRQAPSLQWDLGDSHGTVMLRMPLHPVAIELLREVGPMAVSSANKSGSPAAVTAADAREQLDDLVGVYLEAGPSAQGAASTIVDLTGATPRVLREGPVTAAAIAEVLGVEAETLAV
- a CDS encoding F0F1 ATP synthase subunit C; the protein is MEIDPNAIITAGALIGGGLIMGGGAIGAGIGDGIAGNALISGIARQPEAQGRLFTPFFITVGLVEAAYFINLAFMALFVFATPGLQ
- the prfA gene encoding peptide chain release factor 1; translated protein: MSDHAPRVEALLAEHGDLERQLSDPGLHADAAAAKRVGRRFAQISPIVSTYRKLESAKGDLEAARELAADDDSFAAEIPDLEASVDALGTQLADLLAPRDPHDADDVVLELKSGEGGEESALFAADLARMYIRYAERHGWTVTVLDENTSDLGGYKDATLTIASKGDSADGVWARLKFEGGVHRVQRVPVTESQGRVHTSAAGVLVYPEPEDVAEVQIDESDLRIDVYRSSGKGGQGVNTTDSAVRITHLPTGIVVTCQNERSQLQNKARAMVVLAARLQALAEEQAQADASADRASQIRTVDRSERIRTYNYPENRIADHRINFKAHNLDQVLDGDLDPLFDALAAADKQARLQQA
- a CDS encoding glycosyltransferase family 4 protein — encoded protein: MVRDPVQLADGLLALSDRGAGVPLRELALVGLTAAIITYFATGWVRALATRWGAVAYPRERDVHVAPTPRMGGLAMYIGVVAAVLLASQLPALTRGFVYSSGMPAVVVAGGLIMAIGLIDDRWGLDALTKFAGQITAASVLVTMGVAWSVLYIPFGGVGTIVLDQVTSILLTLALTVSIVNAMNFVDGLDGLAAGLGLITAAAICIFSVGLLRDHGGDVLFYPPAVISVVLAGACLGFLPHNFHRARIFMGDSGSMLIGLMLAAASTTAAGPISQNAYGARDVFALMSPFLLVIAVMFVPALDMLLAIVRRTRAGRSPFSPDKMHLHHRLLQIGHSHRRVVLLIYMWVGIVALGAASTIFFDPRYTGAVMLAAILVAVIITLIPLLRGREDDSEAVYDEK
- the atpB gene encoding F0F1 ATP synthase subunit A — protein: MTQTVLAAEEGGAAIHVGHHTMVFQLFGMTFNGDTIMATAITALVVIGLAFFLKSKVTSTGVPSGVQLFWETLTIQMRQQIEGSIGMKVAPFVLPLAVTIFVFILVSNWLSVLPLQYGGADGAAGELYKPPASDINFVLALALFVFVAYHAAGIWRRGIIGHPIKVIKGHVPFLAPINIVEEIAKPISLALRLFGNIFAGGILVALIAMFPWYVQWAPNAIWKTFDLFVGLIQAFIFSLLTILYFSQSMELDEEHH